The Raphanus sativus cultivar WK10039 chromosome 6, ASM80110v3, whole genome shotgun sequence sequence TCAATGTacatatttgttaaattttctttgttttacaTATGGAAAAAAATTTCAGCGCAAGCAATAGACATGCCTCTGTCCACTCATACCCACATCCATGTTGTTTGTAGTAGTCTTCCCAACTTTTGACGCGGCACCATGATCTTAATAACTCAAGAGGAAAcacgaaagaaagaaaaaaatataattcaataaTGCAATACAGCTCCGAAAAGATAATGCAATACAATTAACTCGCTTATACTAAGCTACGAAGAGAAGAAAGTTGAGGCTTTACTACTAACAGTCCACCATTCTATAAAGAGTGTACTCCAACCAATCACTAACGAAGCTAACCTAAACTGTGTGTTACAGAAATCAAATGTAAAAGCACGACCAGATCACAAAAAGGCATGAACTTTTTCAGATAtctgtacaattttttttataaatctctCTAAGGAATAAGTCTAGCAACAAAGGTGATCCCAAAAAGAGCACAAAGATCGAACCTTCAAGCGTAGATTCTTAGCATCTGCTGGAGCTGCATTCTCCGAGCTGGTAAGACCGTTTTAAGCTCCAGAGTTCCTATCTgaaacacaaacacacacacatcaaCCGCCTTGGTTTTCTCAGATTCTTCACACGGAAAAACCCTAAATCACGCAAATGTTCATTCACAATCCCTAATTTCGTGAAAAGCTTCTAATTCAACACCAAAAGATTTCGCCTTTTTCGAAATTGGTTTCGAGGGTCTTGCGAATAGGTTCCTCTCACTTGTAATCGAACACCGAGGATgataaattgaaaaaaacagagaaaggaaagaaaaaaggGAGAAACTTGCCTGGAAGAGAAGCAGCACATCCCATAGATCTTTATATAGAGAATTTGATGAGATTATAGAGCTGAGAGATCGTATCCAATTTTTGGGGTTGATGGCAGCGagtcgaggaagaagaagaaggaggatcGTCCTTGACTTTGCCAACCGATTATCCAAGTTTTATTTTAAAGGCTCTTGACTTTATTTGTCGTCATTGTTTTAACGATGACAACTGACAagagaatacaaaaaaaatccattaCTCTCTTTCATTAGAAAGAGGATAGATTTGTCTTTTCATCTCCATAAAGTACCTCAGTAGTATAAAGTGAtcttttatgatatataaagtCATAATGTGACTTAAAAGGTAAATCTCTCGAAAGAAAAATGGAAAGggaagaaataaaaagaaaagatcagAGAGACGGCTCTTGACTAGCGAACAATCTATAActacaaaatcaaaaattgaTGGAGAAAATCAAAAATTGATGGTGAAAATCAAAAGGTCTACCAcgtatattcaaaaaaaaaaagacaacttcAAAATGTAGAAATAGTAAGGTATATATCATTTGTTCACCTTAAATTATTTTGGTTCGATCActcttacaaaataataaacttttatCTTTGTTCACATATCATAACAAAAAAGGCTTTTCTTTTCACAGATCCTAATATGCAGATGAAGAGTTTCTTAGATCTGAAATATTTCGAATGGAACCGGACCGGACGAACATCATCTGTATATCAGAGACTTTAATACCTCTGAAGAAACAAACAAAGGTAGCTAACTGTAAATAAAGCTTCTCCATCACTTTTGTTTTTAGTCAAGATTGGTTAGTACTGCTACGAAGATAACAAACTCCTGATGATTCTTATACACCTCCAATTATCATCTGTTAATAGGAAAGTATGAAAGCTTTTGTATTTGCAATTAAAGAACACAATATTCTGtaacttttttatttgtgtttgaaGGAATAAGGAtcattggttttttttttgcatgcaGGGTAGGAAGTAACTAAAAGTGAAGCAATACTACCACCATAAAAGATAATTTCGTTGATACAATCGTAAAAATCTTTCAGTGTATTAGAATCTTTTTTCGTTTGAGCAACCAGTGTTTTAGACTTTAGTCTGATATATGTGGCTTTATCAGGACCATCTCTGTTTTGCATGCCACATCCAAATGTGAAAAGAAGCAAAATGATGAAATTTCtcccaaaataaaaacaaaaggtaATATATTATTCACAGCAGAACTATATTAGTACTGCTTTAGTAATAGAATTGATAATTGATAGGAATACAGGCtgaaagcatatatatatatatatatatatatatatttttttttttttttttttgacgactactgaaagaaaattatatatagtttgaaACATATGGAAAAGTTCTATATTCTGTCATGAATATTAGACAGacgaaatttttaaaatctattctatttacACATTTTTCTGGGGAATCAAAtgaaatattgaaaaaaatcagtaaattggatatttatacaattaaatgaaatattgaaaataaattattgactATAACGAACTGAGTAGCCATTTATCACAATTAAACTCCTCTCTGATTGCTCGAACTTATTGCAATCTTttgcaagattttttttattagtttcaaACAATGTAATCGCTCTTTCCTCATCATTGAATctgaatttaaatatataaaagattagTTAAGCAACtgatatataaaatcaaactaaatatAGAATGACTCACGTGTTCTTAAATTCTTCTGCAAACCCCATATTGTATGTATGATTTGTTGATCGATACACTTCTGTTGCATTACTCAGGTTAAAATTCTAGATGTTTCTCCATGTTACAGCCAGAAGAAGCCTTCCTTAACTCTTTAGGTATATCTTCTTTATTGAGGCATGGATTTTGTGACCCTTCTACATGTTCCATATACGAATACAAAAGTTATGTTTGTAAAAATGAATCCGACATAGAATATAAGAGTTGATAAAGATtgttttaagatatatataggCTGTTAGTAAAAACACTTACATTCTCGCCAGCTAGAATGAACTCCATGGTTTTGCCTGATAAGTTTCCAAGAGTGTAGCACTTTTACATGAGCCAACCATCGCGATTTGTATAGTAGAAGCCATAAAAACATTGgtacatttatttttcatacCAATGAGAATAAGTGTATTCAAGAAATCGTCCCGatgattttaattatatgtacAGTTTTGATTTCATACATATCGGTTATAAATGTTTAGTTACAGAAAGAGGGGAtgtctttctttttcttaaatagTTGTTGCATCAAAACAAAAATCGTGGAATGcatcataaattaaaaacatttgtttaaatatatcaGTGGAAGAGATTTGTAAATATTCTTGAAATAGAAAAACACCTAAAAAAGgatcttctgttttaataatattgatatagTCATATGCGCACAAACAAATGAACCTGATTATACATAATTTACAATGGATTAGTTTCACTTATATTCCTTTGCTGCAATTAGATTTTTAGATCAAAGCAAATCTTTTTTATGAACAACGatcaaagcaaataaaaaaagaaatgttaAAGGTTGAAGTTATCTTTCGGTGGGCCGTGGGCGACAACGATAAGTCTCGTTCACAAGCGCTTGGAGTTATTGGATTGTTGCAAGTTTGGTGTTTTAGTATCATTGTGACTTGTGAGttccatttaattttcttaagttAGTTGTGGAGTTCTATTTGGTCTTGTAAACACCCCCTGCCTGGGTTGAAGTTGCCTGTTCATGGGCTCTTGTTGCTGTGGTTTCAGCTGATGTATCAAACCTTGATTTCCTcctttgaataaattttatcagacggaaaaaaaaaatatttgagatgAGTAAAACTAAAAATGCCACCAAACATGAACTGAAAAAAAGCCCATTTACGTAAGCCCCATTAATAAACTCAAATCATCAAAGCCCAAGAAAAGTAAACCCTAATCCATTATGTTGGGGCTCTCATAAAAACTGCATATCTTACGTTTTGACGCCATTTCGTTTGTAATCTCCGCCTCCCCCGAGAAACTGATTATCCAAACCTTCACGAGACGACGACAATGGCGGAAGGACTCGTTCTGAAGGGCACCATGCGTGCACACACCGACATGGTCACCGCGATCGCCACCCCAATCGATAACTCCGACACCATCGTCTCAGCTTCCCGTGACAAATCCATCATCGTATGGAAACTCACCAAGGACGACAAATCCTACGGCGTCGCTCAGAGACGTCTCACAGGCCACTCCCACTTCGTCGAAGACGTCGTCCTCTCCTCAGACGGCCAATTCGCGCTTTCCGGAAGCTGGGACGGCGAGCTTCGCCTATGGGACCTCGCCGCCGGTGTCTCGACTCGCCGATTCGTCGGACACACGAAAGACGTGCTCTCCGTCGCCTTCTCTCTCGACAACCGTCAGATCGTATCGGCCTCTCGTGACCGTACGATCAAGTTGTGGAATACTCTGGGTGAGTGTAAGTACACTATCGCCGAAGGAGGCGGTGAGGGACACGGCGAGTGGGTTAGCTGCGTTAGGTTCAGTCCCAACACGCTCCAGCCGACGATTGTGTCGGCCTCGTGGGACAAGACGGTGAAAGTGTGGAACTTGTCCAACTGCAAGCTAAGATCGACTCTTGCTGGTCACACTGGGAATGTCAACACGGTGGCTGTGTCGCCTGATGGTTCTCTCTGCGCCAGTGGAGGCAAAGATGGTGTGGTTTTGCTGTGGGATTTGGCTGAGGGGAAGAAGCTTTACTCTCTTGAGGCTAACTCTGTCATTCATGCTCTTACCTTTAGTCCTAATAGGTATTGGCTATGTGCTGCTACTGAGCAGGGTATTAAGATTTGGGATCTTGAGAGTAAGAGTGTTGTTGAGGACTTGAAGGTTGATCTCAAGGCTGAGGCTGAGAAGTCTGATGGAAGTGGTAGTGCTGCCACCAGAAGGAAGGTATACACTGGCTACGCTACGTTATTCTTACAAGTTTATTAGTATTACAGACTGTTACTAGAGGATAGCGATTATATGTCTATAGCAAAATTTAGATCTGGTACAGGAAATGTAGTTTATTGAAATGATTCTTATAGATTGATCTATTGAAACGCAAACAAATGTTATGTAAAATTGTTTCTTTTGCCATGTGGATGCTTGAGGTGCCGTCttcttttgtttcagtttaCGTTTATACATTGCCTTTGCCATAGATTGCAGTATATTGTTTACTAGTCTTTATCAATACGTGAATCTGGATCCTGTGGCTATGACTGCATTGTCAAACTAAAACTAGCTCTCGAGTGCTTTCTGAGTATTCATTCATACCCACTCGCTGATAATGAGAAGAAGACTTAAACATTTGTTTGTTGATTTGTGGACAGGTTATCTACTGCACCAGCCTGAACTGGAGTGCGGATGGAAGCACCTTGTTCAGTGGATATACCGATGGAGTTATCAGAGTTTGGGGTATTGGACGTTACTAGTTTATCCCATCTCTTTGCTCTGTCTCTCTCCTTGGTTGTGTTTTTATCTATCactcttttcttttgtcaacaaACTGAGATTTTGCAATAATGTTTGGTTTTATGTCAATTCTAGGTTTGGATCTTTTTTATATTGTTTCTGAGATCTTCTTGTTTGAAGTTACCTCTGTTTTGTCAACAAACTCTATTATGTTCTTAGAGCATGCCCATTAGTGAACCCCAGTAGGGGGGGGGTTCATAgggatttttttattgtttttgggTGGGTCCGGGAATAGTGACGAACCCGTATTAATTTTGCTCTTCCATTAGTGAACCCGAAAATGGGGttcataagaataaaataataaatttttttttttaaacaaattattatttaatacaatagaaattaaaaaacatacaaagattATTCATCTAGATTACCAAATTTGtgccatatattttcaactaaatcgGCTTTCAAACGATTGTTGATCCCGAATTTGAGCTTGAATGCCATGCCTATTAACGAAGTTGGAAGGAGAGTCCGTAGGTTGCGAGATTTCCACCTGTGAACTCCTGCTTGACTCTCCCGACTCGAACTCAGATGTATCAGACAGAATATATGTGTTTCGTTCGTTCTCTACTATCATATTGTGTAGTATGACACAAGTTTTCATAATCTTTCCAATCTTTTCCTTGTCCCATAGTAGAGCAGGATTTTTTACTATTGCAAACCTCGATTGCAAAACTCCGAAAGCACGTTCGACATCTTTTCTGGCGGATTCTTGTTTTTCAGCAAAAAGCTCAGCTTTAAGACCTTGAGGTAGTGGAATGGATTGgataaatgttgaccatttCGGATAGATTCCGTCTGTAAGGTAGTACGCCATACGATAATTGTGGCCGTTGACCGTGAAATTAACTTTAGGAGCTCTTCCTTGTATAATGTCAGAAAAACTTGTGACCGATCGAGAACATTAATATCGTTTAGGGTACCTGGTAAACCGAAAAAtgcgtgccatatccaaagatccTGTGATGCCACAGCCTCTAAGACAATGGTCGGCTTTCCGTGACCTCGTGCGTACTGCCCTCTCCAAGACCTTGGGCAgtttttccactcccaatgcatacagtcgatgctgCCTATCATTCCCGGAAATCCGCGTACCTCTCCGATATCGAGGAATCGTTGAAGATCAGCTGGTGTAGGTTTTCGTAGATACTCATCTCCAAACAATTGTATTATCGCTTCGTTGAACTTCTCCAAACATAAAAGTGCGGTACtctcaccaagtcggagatattcGTCATACGTATCTCCTGATTGACCATATGCTAGCATACGTATAGCTGCAGTACACTTTTGAAGTGCAGATAGGCCGTACCTTCCGTGAGCATTTTGTCTTTGACGAAAGTATGGAACTTCATTACTCAGGCGATCGACAATGGAAAGGAACAATGGCTTCGTCATTCGAAAACGCCGCCTAAACATTTCTGGTGGGTATGTAGGATTTTCACTGAAATAGTCATTCCAAAGGTCTTCGTGGCCTTGCTCCCTATGTCTTTCGATATAAGTTCGTCTCTTCGGCTTGTTAATTTGTTGGTCGATGAAATTATCAACTTGTTGGTCGATAAAATTATCAACATGTTCGTCAAACGTATCTTCAATTAGTTTATCTGCTGCATCATCTGATGAGAAAGACATCACTTGAACACTTCTTCCTTCatacaagaaaaaatttaattattcacaagtttaataagaaacatatttttaaaaaaaaaaaaaaaatcttcactagtctaataagaaacatatcatttttgaaaaaaaaaaaaatcttcactaGTGTAataagaaacattttttttttgaaaaaaattaaaatcttcactagtctaataagaaacataactttttaaaaaaaaaaattaaaatcttcactagtctaataagaaacatatttttttttgaaaaaaaaataaaaatcttcactactctaataagaaacataactttttttgaaaaaaaaataaaatcttcactagtctaataagaaacatatttttttttgaaaaaaa is a genomic window containing:
- the LOC108813499 gene encoding guanine nucleotide-binding protein subunit beta-like protein, which codes for MAEGLVLKGTMRAHTDMVTAIATPIDNSDTIVSASRDKSIIVWKLTKDDKSYGVAQRRLTGHSHFVEDVVLSSDGQFALSGSWDGELRLWDLAAGVSTRRFVGHTKDVLSVAFSLDNRQIVSASRDRTIKLWNTLGECKYTIAEGGGEGHGEWVSCVRFSPNTLQPTIVSASWDKTVKVWNLSNCKLRSTLAGHTGNVNTVAVSPDGSLCASGGKDGVVLLWDLAEGKKLYSLEANSVIHALTFSPNRYWLCAATEQGIKIWDLESKSVVEDLKVDLKAEAEKSDGSGSAATRRKVIYCTSLNWSADGSTLFSGYTDGVIRVWGIGRY
- the LOC108808415 gene encoding uncharacterized protein LOC108808415, with the protein product MSFSSDDAADKLIEDTFDEHVDNFIDQQVDNFIDQQINKPKRRTYIERHREQGHEDLWNDYFSENPTYPPEMFRRRFRMTKPLFLSIVDRLSNEVPYFRQRQNAHGRYGLSALQKCTAAIRMLAYGQSGDTYDEYLRLGESTALLCLEKFNEAIIQLFGDEYLRKPTPADLQRFLDIGEVRGFPGMIGSIDCMHWEWKNCPRSWRGQYARGHGKPTIVLEAVASQDLWIWHAFFGLPGRAPKVNFTVNGHNYRMAYYLTDGIYPKWSTFIQSIPLPQGLKAELFAEKQESARKDVERAFGVLQSRFAIVKNPALLWDKEKIGKIMKTCVILHNMIVENERNTYILSDTSEFESGESSRSSQVEISQPTDSPSNFVNRHGIQAQIRDQQSFESRFS